The Paraburkholderia hospita DNA segment AGGAACATGAACGGCGGAGTATTCAAGGTTACATGCGTCGTCATTCTGTCTACCCTCATCGGGTGGATTCTTTATATCGGTCGGCCGGTGCTTGTTCCGTTAGCGTTTGGTGTGATCGCTACCTATGTCATTTTCGGCATTGCGAACCTATTGCAACGGATTCCGTACATTGGCGCAAAGCTTCCGGTTGGCATCCGCTCGTCGATAGCGGTCGCCCTCCTGGTGCTGACGATCTATGTCTCCATCAACCTGCTGATATCCGACAGGGACCGCCTGATCGCGCTCGCACCGAAGTATCAGGCAACGCTGCTTGCGTTGGTCGGCAAAATCGCTGCGGTCTTGCAGGCGCAAACCGAACCGACCTGGGAGTCCATACGCCGCGACATGTTCGCCAAACTCAATATCCAGGGCATAGTCACCGCGACGTTATCGTCCCTATCGGGCATGATCGTGACGATCTTCGTTGTGGCGCTCTATACGGCGTTCCTCCTTGCCGAGCATGCGCGATTTCGCAGAAAACTGGCACGGATCGCGAACAACGCTGCGGCGATGCACATCGTGAGCGTCGTAAATAAGATCAACGCCAAGATCGGCATGTATCTCGCGCTCAAGGCACTACTCGGTGCGAGCATCGGCCTCCTCAGTTGGGTTTGCATGCTGTTCGTCGGACTGGAACTGGCCGAACTGTGGGCCGTCCTGATTGCGGTCCTCAATTTCGTGCCGTACATCGGGTCAGTTATTTCGGTAGGCTTTCCAACCCTGATCGCGGGTCTTCAATTCGGGCAATGGAGCGAGGTCTTGCTCGTATTCGCTACGCTTTCGGTGCTGAACTTCGTTGTCGGGAGCTTGGTCGATCCGTATCTGATGGGCGAATCGTTGAACCTCAGCCCCCTTGTGATCCTCGTTAGCATGGCAGTCTGGTCCTCGATCTGGGGAGTGGCCGGTGCGTTTCTGGCCGTTCCGATCACGGTTGGTCTTCTGATCGGCTTTTCGTCATTCGAGTCGACGCGTCCCTTTTCGGTGCTATTGACGCACAAGGATTGAGCCTTTGCACATGGCCCTGACCGACTGTCTCGAATTTCGCCCCCGGGGTCGCATACCATCAAACCCCAGGCGAGTCGAAGAACCATTGCCAAAGCCTTTCGCCGGGACCACAGGTCTTGCCCTTGGTGTCTGAAAAAATCCGCAGCAAAATTCCGGCTGGCGCAACCGCAGACGAAGTCATTACAGCACTTTCGTGCCAGCGGATGTGCGCCCGACGTGCCAAGCTTTGACATCCGGGTTACGAACAGAACTCGACTAGCCGTTGGAGGAACCGACGATGACAAACAGAACCCGGCGCACTCACTCAGTGGCGTTCTACGCGAAGGCTGCATTGACCGCTGTCCGAGGCGAACGCACGCTGGCGGAACTGGCTCAGCAGTTGGATGTTCCAAAATGGAAAACTTCCGGGACCGATACAATCTAACAGGCGTGAGTTCTGAAAAAAATCATCAACTGGACGACTCGCAAGGAAAAAAACAGGTACGCAATACTCAGTGCAATCTGTAACCCAAGGTGCCACCGCAATCTCGCCAGCTTTCGCAATCCATCGATGAAGTTGAGCGCCGTGAGTCCGCATCCTGCTCCGGCGACGACGTAACCCGCTAACAAGGGATTCGACAGGCCAGGCAGGTGGATCGTATCGAAGTTTCTTACCGTCTCGAAGCCTGCTGCAACAATGATGGTGGCAACCAGAAGATTTCTGGCGTGCTCGAAAACTGCTCTCAGGCCACCGTGATCGAAGAGTGCCTGCCCGATAGAACCCGTAACGAATTTCATTGAATTCCTCCATCGTAAGCTCGGCCCGAGGCTATCACTGCCGTCAGTAGGTTTTGACTCGCGCGGATCGCTGAACCGCGCAGCGGGCGTAAAAGGCGGCATCCAGCGAATTGCTATGGCAAGGTCAAGAGGCTCAACGACCTGCCCGTCCGTCGCAATGCGAGTCAACGTTGAGTCTGTCCGACAAGTCATCAGAATATGACGCGCTCATGACGACGTTTTCAGTGGATTTCCAGCCATGCAAACAAACGGGCCTGCATGGGTGCCGTCTGCGATGCAGCTGGGTCACGCCTGCAAGAAGGTCGACTGAATGCAAAGAACTCTCGCTTTACTAACAAATCGGATTGACAGGCGACGTGGCAGCGCCCCCGCCCTTCCTGCGAAAGTGCTCATTTGACTGTACGGCCGGCCTGGCATAACGTAGATGCGCGTTGTGATAGCAGTGCTGCAGTACATCACGATTCGAGCGGTGGTACATCGCGCCACAAGCCGACTTCCCATTTACTGAGTTGTGGTGAAGCGGACATTGCAACAGATATCGCAGGGGGCAAGCCTCACGTAATCATCTGTCCTGCGACTGACGCGCTTCGCCAGGACCGGCCGGATGGTGATGCAACCCGGTCGTCATCCCATGCCCGATCACGAATACAACCATCGAGCTGCCATGAGTTCCTCTGACGGAAAGCGGAAACTGCGACCTGGATTGCTTCGCTCAATGTTGAGCGCAGCACCCGCTCTGATTTTGGGTCTTGCGTTGACCTCCGCGCATGCGGAAGCAATAGTAGGCGCAAAAGAGATCTGCATGCGGAAAGGGACGTATTCAATGGCTGGCGGTGGCACGACGATTTTCTCTCGCGACAAAACCTGCTTCAGCCCTCCCGTCACCACCCCCTGGCCGTGGGGGAAAAAAGCTGCGCGCACGCAGCTAGGCGCGCCCGATCCTTTCACGCACGTCCGAATAGTCCGGTATGACTATCACGATGCACGGTACCAGTGTGCGAAACGGCATTTGCGCCTGCCGACGATTGGAGAGCTTAAAGCGCTTTTCGCTTACGCAAACACGGGCGATACAGCGGTTACGGGGAACAGATACGCGATCGTTGCACCAGAGGGCGATGGCCGTTATCCTGGCGGTCGACACGGATGGGGAGGCGACAGCCCTTACTGGTCTCACACCTTCGCGGGTCACGGCAAGCACGAGGTGATCGATCTTGGCAACGGCCGGGTCAGCACTCACCACGATTCGTTCAGGAACTATGTGACGTGCGTACGCTGAAAGGGCAATGGGCTCACAGTCGCGCGTGGCCAGGTTGCAACGCGCCCCCACATAGCGCACCTTCTACATAGCGTGTAAATAGTGCCTCGCCTGGACCGGAGTTTCATCCGCCGGGAAGCGTGGACAGAATTTTGCCGGCCCTGCCACTCACATCCTGTGTTGCTTGCTTGCGTGCCGCCAGTTGGTCCCAATCGCCGACAACATCCCGTTATCCGTAAATCGGGAGCAGCAGAAACAACTTGATGACGATCGCATTTGCGATATCAATAAAGAACGC contains these protein-coding regions:
- a CDS encoding AI-2E family transporter, which gives rise to MNGGVFKVTCVVILSTLIGWILYIGRPVLVPLAFGVIATYVIFGIANLLQRIPYIGAKLPVGIRSSIAVALLVLTIYVSINLLISDRDRLIALAPKYQATLLALVGKIAAVLQAQTEPTWESIRRDMFAKLNIQGIVTATLSSLSGMIVTIFVVALYTAFLLAEHARFRRKLARIANNAAAMHIVSVVNKINAKIGMYLALKALLGASIGLLSWVCMLFVGLELAELWAVLIAVLNFVPYIGSVISVGFPTLIAGLQFGQWSEVLLVFATLSVLNFVVGSLVDPYLMGESLNLSPLVILVSMAVWSSIWGVAGAFLAVPITVGLLIGFSSFESTRPFSVLLTHKD